A section of the Adhaeribacter arboris genome encodes:
- a CDS encoding hybrid sensor histidine kinase/response regulator transcription factor: MYPMWKWLLLVLVVNLFWLSARGQQSDLPPPELITDRQGLPQGFVPGIVQDQQGFIWMATRDGLCRYDGNRFKVFRPESNVPSALSFSDLQSLQLDPQGYIWITSELGQVVRFNPRSETFQNFSEQIFPGQNRTRIHIQHCYPDRQNRLWLGFDGQGLLCFNLQTGQVRWFRHQADQPHSIGSNRIRSIVEDISGNIWLATDAGLDQYEEKTEQFAHYRLASETPLALPELDLHALYLRPNGEILIGSANYFIRFNPQAKQIRSYQLSDEGDLVWGVRFATDRHGVVYFNQRDRLFRFTDESGPEFLTNLTAQTGFCRSLFIDQSDVLWLGTNGMGVRKYDLRSDGFQTARYQTNFHTDLLVEYLRVPATLVRPYLKDNDYYHFRSTLDQQGAIWLNVGSSTFYHINLKTRQTKKVNFPVSFVQEVSPLSTDEQGRVWVLHDTRFWWYDPQQRQWLMSSYQYNLERTQSVVQMVADNEAFWLATQERGLFRLDRRTGKLRQYSHQPKKRNSLSNNALFCLSKDPSDSNRLWIGTFGSGLCAFDKRTGQCQRITEQQGLPNNVIYSALPDEQGYLWMGTNKGLCRMNRKTFQTQVYTTEDGLLANEFNRFHYLQLPTTGQMIMAGVEGFTVFQPTRLQDDLFKPQVELTELQINNRVVETRKDSLLTQPIHTVKELILPYNQNFITASFAALQYNRPGKNQYRYQLVGVDDKWVKSQQPQAVYTALPPGEYTLRINASNTSGHWSPYVRQLTIIITPPWWRSWWAYLLYGFLLSGMIWYGTRLYVNRLRLQQTVVLRQQEARQLRELDELKSRFLTNITHDFRTPLTLILSPLEGLIHELASTPYRKRLGLIQRNAQQLLGLINQLLDFSKLEAQMLPVQELRGNLTDLVAQTLQLFQQEAADKSIPLTYQSDLSGDYWFDAGKLERILSNLVANALKFTSAGGQITVSLQVIDKVLLTVTDTGLGIPPEKLPYIFDRFFQVNGDKAGSSSNGTGIGLSLVKELVELQGGQITVESELGKGTTFRVWLPLQPATEPVSNLVEVASLSSNEQSVPIQNGMKEVPLILLVEDNPELADFIQDSLPSHYQVSRATNGAEGLEQALAELPDAVISDVMMPVMDGYTFCHQLKTDERTSHIPVILLTAKAAMDSRLEGLTRGADDYLTKPFHVPELNLRLHNLLQRQRRYQQYLQQELVRPANTPTTSPPPTPLDPFLEKLYQVVEARLDDTSFGVEQLAEELNVSRVHLHRKLKALVGLPAGDIIRNYRLKRATFFLLEGLNSSETAYRVGFDSPPYFAKCFREVYQMSPREFARQSE, encoded by the coding sequence ATGTACCCGATGTGGAAATGGTTACTGCTCGTACTGGTGGTAAACCTTTTTTGGTTATCTGCCCGCGGGCAGCAGAGTGACCTGCCGCCGCCCGAACTAATTACCGACCGGCAAGGCTTACCCCAAGGCTTTGTGCCGGGTATTGTGCAGGATCAACAAGGTTTTATCTGGATGGCCACTCGCGACGGTCTGTGCCGCTACGATGGGAATCGGTTTAAAGTTTTCCGTCCGGAGTCCAATGTCCCCTCCGCTTTATCTTTTTCCGATCTTCAATCTTTACAACTCGATCCCCAGGGATATATTTGGATTACTTCCGAACTGGGCCAAGTTGTGCGGTTTAATCCTCGATCAGAGACCTTTCAAAACTTTTCTGAGCAAATTTTTCCCGGGCAGAACCGGACTAGAATTCATATTCAACACTGTTATCCCGACCGGCAGAATCGTTTGTGGCTGGGGTTTGATGGCCAAGGTTTGCTTTGTTTTAACCTCCAAACCGGTCAAGTACGTTGGTTCCGCCACCAAGCTGACCAGCCCCATTCTATCGGGAGTAACCGCATCCGAAGTATCGTCGAGGATATAAGCGGTAATATCTGGCTAGCTACCGATGCTGGCCTCGACCAATACGAAGAAAAAACAGAGCAATTCGCTCATTATCGACTAGCATCAGAAACGCCATTGGCGCTACCGGAGCTAGACCTGCATGCCCTTTACCTGCGGCCCAACGGGGAGATCCTGATTGGTTCCGCCAACTACTTCATCCGCTTTAATCCCCAAGCCAAACAAATCCGCTCCTACCAATTGTCTGACGAAGGAGATTTAGTCTGGGGCGTGCGTTTTGCTACGGATCGCCATGGAGTCGTTTACTTTAACCAGCGGGATCGTTTGTTTCGCTTTACCGACGAGAGCGGACCGGAGTTCCTGACCAACCTCACGGCACAAACGGGATTTTGCCGGAGCCTGTTTATTGATCAGTCGGATGTTTTATGGTTAGGCACGAATGGCATGGGGGTGCGCAAGTATGATTTGCGCTCGGATGGTTTTCAAACGGCCCGCTACCAAACTAACTTTCATACTGATTTGCTTGTTGAGTACCTGAGGGTTCCCGCCACCTTAGTACGGCCCTATCTCAAAGATAATGATTATTACCATTTCCGCTCCACCCTGGATCAGCAGGGGGCAATTTGGCTCAATGTGGGCAGTTCCACCTTCTATCACATTAATTTAAAAACCCGGCAAACGAAGAAAGTAAATTTCCCGGTTTCCTTTGTGCAGGAGGTTAGTCCCCTATCCACGGACGAACAAGGGCGTGTGTGGGTGCTACATGATACCCGGTTTTGGTGGTATGATCCCCAGCAACGCCAATGGCTTATGTCTTCTTACCAATATAATTTAGAGAGAACGCAATCTGTAGTGCAAATGGTAGCGGACAATGAAGCATTCTGGTTAGCTACGCAAGAACGGGGTTTGTTTCGACTCGATCGACGAACAGGAAAGTTACGGCAGTACTCGCACCAGCCTAAAAAGCGGAACAGCTTAAGCAATAATGCTTTGTTTTGTTTATCCAAAGATCCTAGTGATTCTAACCGATTATGGATCGGCACCTTTGGCAGTGGTTTGTGTGCCTTCGATAAACGCACGGGTCAATGCCAACGGATCACTGAGCAACAGGGTTTACCTAATAACGTCATTTATTCCGCCTTACCGGATGAGCAAGGCTATCTGTGGATGGGCACCAATAAGGGGCTGTGCCGGATGAACCGGAAAACTTTCCAAACGCAGGTCTATACCACCGAAGATGGATTACTGGCCAATGAATTTAATCGGTTCCACTACCTGCAGTTACCCACTACCGGTCAGATGATCATGGCCGGGGTAGAAGGATTTACCGTTTTCCAACCCACCCGGCTCCAGGATGATTTGTTTAAACCTCAAGTAGAACTAACCGAGTTACAAATTAATAACCGGGTAGTGGAAACCAGGAAAGATTCGCTGCTTACCCAGCCTATACACACGGTAAAGGAGTTGATTTTACCCTACAATCAGAATTTTATCACGGCTAGTTTTGCGGCCTTGCAATATAATCGTCCCGGTAAGAACCAGTATCGTTACCAATTAGTAGGCGTTGATGATAAGTGGGTGAAAAGCCAGCAACCCCAAGCTGTTTATACGGCTTTACCCCCGGGGGAGTATACGCTGCGGATAAATGCTTCCAATACTTCCGGACATTGGAGCCCGTACGTGCGCCAACTAACCATTATTATCACGCCGCCTTGGTGGCGCTCCTGGTGGGCTTATCTCCTCTATGGATTTTTGTTGAGCGGCATGATTTGGTATGGGACTCGATTGTATGTTAACCGCTTACGCTTACAACAGACGGTGGTGTTAAGACAACAGGAGGCCCGGCAGTTACGGGAGCTCGATGAGCTGAAATCCCGCTTTCTCACCAACATCACCCACGATTTCCGCACCCCCTTAACGCTAATCCTCTCGCCCCTAGAAGGGCTAATACACGAGTTAGCAAGTACGCCTTACCGCAAACGGTTGGGGCTGATCCAGCGAAACGCCCAGCAGTTGCTGGGATTAATTAATCAGTTACTAGACTTTTCTAAATTAGAAGCGCAAATGCTCCCCGTCCAGGAGTTGCGGGGTAATCTTACGGACTTGGTGGCGCAAACCCTGCAATTATTTCAGCAAGAAGCCGCTGATAAATCAATTCCATTAACTTACCAAAGTGACCTATCCGGGGATTACTGGTTCGACGCCGGTAAACTAGAACGCATTCTCTCGAACTTAGTAGCTAATGCCTTAAAGTTTACGTCAGCAGGAGGACAAATAACCGTTTCGCTACAAGTGATAGATAAAGTACTTTTAACCGTAACCGATACCGGCCTGGGCATACCCCCAGAAAAACTCCCGTATATTTTTGATCGGTTTTTCCAGGTGAATGGCGATAAAGCGGGTAGTTCCTCTAACGGAACGGGGATTGGTTTATCCCTGGTGAAAGAACTAGTGGAACTTCAGGGCGGACAAATCACCGTAGAAAGTGAGCTTGGAAAAGGAACAACGTTCCGGGTATGGCTGCCCCTGCAACCGGCCACGGAACCAGTATCCAACCTGGTAGAGGTCGCCTCCCTATCCAGCAACGAGCAATCCGTCCCGATCCAGAATGGTATGAAAGAGGTGCCGCTGATTTTACTGGTAGAAGACAATCCGGAGCTAGCTGATTTTATTCAAGATAGTCTGCCTTCCCACTACCAAGTTAGTCGGGCGACCAACGGGGCCGAAGGACTGGAGCAAGCCTTGGCCGAATTACCGGACGCGGTGATTAGTGACGTGATGATGCCGGTGATGGATGGCTACACTTTCTGCCACCAACTCAAAACCGATGAACGCACCAGTCACATTCCGGTCATCTTGCTAACGGCGAAAGCGGCTATGGACAGCCGCCTGGAAGGGCTTACCCGGGGGGCTGACGATTACCTGACCAAGCCCTTCCACGTGCCGGAACTAAATTTGCGCCTCCATAATTTGCTCCAGCGCCAGCGCCGTTACCAGCAGTACCTGCAACAAGAGTTAGTTCGTCCCGCCAATACGCCGACTACTTCTCCTCCACCCACTCCCTTAGATCCTTTTCTGGAAAAACTCTACCAGGTGGTAGAAGCAAGACTGGATGATACTTCTTTCGGAGTAGAACAATTAGCCGAAGAGCTGAACGTGAGTCGGGTGCATTTACATCGTAAGCTCAAAGCACTGGTGGGCTTACCGGCCGGTGATATTATCCGTAATTACCGCCTCAAGCGGGCCACCTTTTTCTTACTGGAAGGACTGAACAGCTCCGAAACCGCTTACCGCGTAGGCTTCGACAGTCCGCCTTATTTTGCCAAATGTTTCCGGGAGGTGTACCAGATGAGCCCCAGGGAATTTGCCCGCCAAAGCGAATAA
- a CDS encoding MliC family protein: MKKLINQVGFIVLLSMSLFSCNTHSSQKAGSLVQPPLLEGTLKSATGEELRYSFNNVIHTLIIQYQGATSTLTAQPTGSGIKYANEEYVYSEWQGKSTLQKNGKIIFEASTNSGKQK, from the coding sequence ATGAAAAAGTTAATAAATCAAGTAGGATTTATCGTGCTATTATCAATGAGCTTATTTAGCTGTAATACTCATTCTTCTCAAAAAGCGGGATCATTGGTTCAGCCACCACTATTAGAAGGTACTTTAAAGTCTGCTACGGGAGAGGAACTGCGTTATAGTTTTAACAACGTGATTCATACGTTGATCATCCAGTACCAGGGAGCAACCAGCACCTTAACCGCGCAACCGACTGGTTCCGGAATAAAGTACGCCAATGAAGAGTATGTCTATAGCGAATGGCAGGGGAAATCTACTCTGCAAAAGAACGGTAAAATCATCTTTGAAGCCTCAACAAATTCAGGAAAGCAGAAGTAA
- a CDS encoding DUF6351 family protein, giving the protein MKNYYLLLVSFIFLLVGCQDAAELAVPARSADHVVTSLQSVTTVEGFTTPMSCTTETLPTGEIYQICKPANWNGELIIYAHGYISEFEPLQLPTEASKYAPLFVSQGYAFATTSYSQNGLAIQTGIQDIIRLREKFIQANGQPKHIYLTGASEGGILTTLALERYPNLFSGGLSLCGPCGYFQGQINYYGDFRVLFDYFFPGVLPGNAITIPDELIANWQTKYVPAVLKALQQNPVATLKLLRTSLAPYDANDPTTIGQTVLGVLRYDVVYYRDAYRKLGGQPIDNRTRIYFGTGSIAEDFRLNAKVQRFKADRTATETIKKYYETSGNLKKPLVMAHTSKDPIILAWHLPLYQAKTYLKGTNGYFTGIPVQRYGHCTFTDAEIVTGLGLLLQKIQGQQSQAELVLAQTGDSSGKIIQAVRIIR; this is encoded by the coding sequence ATGAAAAACTACTACTTATTACTGGTGTCTTTTATCTTCCTGCTCGTCGGTTGTCAAGATGCGGCCGAACTAGCGGTTCCCGCCCGGAGTGCTGACCACGTGGTTACTAGCTTACAAAGTGTGACTACCGTCGAGGGCTTCACCACCCCCATGTCCTGCACCACCGAAACCTTACCTACCGGTGAAATCTACCAGATCTGTAAACCAGCCAATTGGAACGGGGAACTCATTATCTACGCCCACGGGTATATTTCCGAATTTGAACCCTTACAGCTGCCAACGGAAGCGAGTAAATACGCCCCCTTGTTCGTCAGCCAAGGCTATGCATTCGCTACTACCAGTTACAGTCAAAACGGGCTCGCCATTCAAACCGGGATTCAGGATATCATTCGGTTGCGGGAAAAGTTTATTCAAGCTAACGGGCAACCGAAACACATCTATTTAACCGGCGCTTCAGAAGGCGGGATTTTGACAACTTTAGCGCTGGAACGTTACCCCAACCTGTTTAGCGGTGGCTTGTCGTTATGTGGGCCCTGCGGCTATTTTCAGGGCCAGATTAATTATTACGGGGATTTCCGGGTCTTATTCGATTATTTCTTCCCGGGGGTGCTACCAGGAAACGCCATTACCATCCCGGACGAGTTAATTGCTAACTGGCAGACGAAATACGTGCCGGCCGTTCTTAAGGCACTGCAGCAGAATCCGGTTGCTACCCTAAAGCTGCTGCGCACTTCCTTGGCGCCTTACGATGCCAATGATCCCACGACGATTGGCCAAACGGTGCTTGGCGTGCTGCGCTACGATGTTGTTTATTACCGCGACGCGTACCGAAAACTGGGGGGACAACCCATTGATAACCGCACAAGAATCTATTTTGGTACGGGTAGTATTGCCGAAGATTTCCGTTTGAACGCCAAAGTGCAGCGTTTTAAGGCGGACCGGACGGCTACTGAAACCATTAAAAAATATTACGAAACGAGCGGTAACCTAAAGAAACCTTTGGTAATGGCGCATACGAGCAAGGACCCCATTATACTAGCCTGGCATTTGCCCCTTTACCAGGCGAAAACTTATCTGAAAGGTACTAATGGCTATTTCACGGGTATACCGGTTCAACGCTACGGGCATTGTACCTTTACCGATGCCGAGATTGTGACGGGATTAGGCTTATTGCTGCAAAAGATCCAAGGTCAGCAAAGCCAAGCCGAGTTGGTGTTAGCCCAGACTGGGGACTCGTCGGGTAAAATCATTCAGGCGGTACGGATAATCCGTTAG
- a CDS encoding manganese catalase family protein gives MFHHVKELQFNARVSKPDPRFANLLLEQFGGENGELAAAMQYFTQAFAAKQPYPDKYDMLMDIATEEFSHLEIVGATIQMLLKGVNGELKDAADQSEIMEVLNGKAAKENVIHQALVNPQLGVLSAGGPRLTNSQGIPWCSAYIHSNGDLTVDLRSNIASESRAKLVYEYLMQFTDDPYVKETLSFLMTREIAHYEMFEAALATIKPNYPPGVLQADPRFTNQYFNLSQGESVRGP, from the coding sequence ATGTTTCATCACGTGAAAGAATTACAGTTTAATGCCCGCGTATCTAAGCCAGATCCTCGGTTTGCGAACCTTTTATTAGAGCAGTTTGGCGGAGAAAACGGGGAATTAGCGGCGGCCATGCAATATTTCACCCAAGCATTTGCGGCCAAACAGCCTTATCCGGACAAATATGATATGTTAATGGATATTGCTACGGAAGAGTTTAGTCACTTAGAAATTGTGGGGGCTACTATCCAGATGCTGCTCAAGGGCGTAAACGGCGAGTTAAAAGATGCGGCCGATCAGTCGGAAATTATGGAAGTACTCAATGGGAAAGCAGCGAAAGAAAATGTCATTCACCAGGCGTTGGTAAATCCGCAATTAGGGGTATTAAGTGCGGGCGGGCCTCGTTTAACCAATAGCCAGGGCATTCCCTGGTGTTCGGCCTATATTCATTCTAATGGGGATTTAACCGTTGATTTACGTTCGAATATAGCCTCTGAATCGCGGGCGAAACTGGTCTACGAATACTTAATGCAATTCACCGACGATCCTTATGTGAAAGAGACCTTATCTTTTTTAATGACCCGAGAAATTGCTCATTATGAAATGTTCGAAGCGGCTTTAGCTACTATTAAGCCTAATTATCCGCCCGGGGTGTTACAAGCCGATCCGCGTTTCACCAACCAGTACTTCAATCTATCCCAAGGGGAAAGTGTGCGGGGTCCCTAG
- a CDS encoding helix-turn-helix domain-containing protein has protein sequence MRKSTKVPRILKIHQIDGFKITCVFNTGEYKTIDFGKRLHNVSETDPKYALKDIHAFQQVVVNESHTLAWPNIKVKFRSFEKLGEMKEAPLDLDPVVLYDSGEDYEAPYKNKYGRLLREARKSAGLTQDQLAERSGTTKTYISKIENGRSGIELDTLEKIVSVGLGKELSISIGRTETERQEKTKRLGRSYSRTSSESKRWRGPKDIKDQKTGLTSSEEQKG, from the coding sequence ATGAGAAAGTCAACTAAAGTACCAAGGATTTTAAAAATTCATCAAATAGATGGATTTAAGATTACCTGTGTTTTTAATACGGGTGAATATAAAACTATTGATTTTGGTAAAAGGCTTCACAATGTGTCAGAAACTGATCCTAAATATGCTCTTAAGGATATTCATGCATTTCAACAAGTAGTAGTCAACGAAAGCCACACATTAGCGTGGCCTAACATCAAGGTCAAATTTCGATCTTTCGAAAAGCTTGGCGAGATGAAAGAAGCCCCATTAGATTTAGACCCGGTTGTTTTATATGATTCTGGCGAAGATTATGAGGCTCCTTATAAAAATAAATATGGGCGGCTCCTACGGGAGGCCAGAAAATCTGCTGGGCTAACTCAGGATCAGTTAGCAGAACGTAGCGGAACAACTAAAACCTATATTTCTAAGATTGAAAATGGTCGCTCTGGTATTGAATTAGATACATTAGAGAAAATAGTGTCTGTAGGATTGGGCAAAGAATTGTCTATTTCTATAGGTAGAACTGAAACTGAAAGGCAAGAAAAAACGAAAAGACTTGGGCGCAGTTACTCCCGTACCAGTTCAGAGTCAAAAAGATGGAGAGGTCCTAAAGACATTAAAGACCAAAAAACTGGTTTGACTTCAAGTGAAGAACAAAAAGGTTAA
- a CDS encoding DUF4160 domain-containing protein has product MPELIRFEGITIDIYYDEHLPPHFHATYGERVELIVIRTLGTYRGSIPPQQRKKVIKWAKQEGIQTMLEEIFFEFNPELK; this is encoded by the coding sequence ATGCCCGAGTTAATAAGATTTGAGGGAATAACAATCGACATTTATTATGATGAACATTTACCCCCTCATTTTCATGCTACTTATGGAGAAAGAGTGGAATTAATAGTAATAAGAACACTAGGAACTTACAGAGGCAGTATACCTCCTCAACAACGGAAGAAAGTAATAAAATGGGCAAAGCAAGAAGGAATTCAGACAATGCTAGAAGAGATCTTCTTTGAATTTAACCCAGAATTAAAATGA
- a CDS encoding recombinase family protein, with product MKIGYARVSTQDQNLNLQLDALKSAGCLEIFPEKMSGKSKDRPQLHRLLQHLRPGDSLVVWKLDRLGRSLRDLIDLVAEFQKRGVDLVSLQDGINTATPTGRFTFNIFASLAEFEREIIKERTQAGLVAAKARGRAGGRPAGLTPEAIEKAKSAKVLFESDKRPEEIAKILGISRATCYRYLAYVAI from the coding sequence ATGAAAATCGGCTACGCCCGGGTCAGCACCCAGGATCAAAATTTAAACCTGCAGCTGGACGCGCTTAAAAGCGCTGGCTGCTTGGAGATCTTTCCGGAAAAGATGTCCGGTAAATCCAAAGACCGGCCCCAACTCCACCGGCTCCTGCAGCACCTCCGCCCCGGGGATAGCCTCGTGGTCTGGAAGCTGGACCGGCTGGGTAGATCCTTAAGGGACTTGATTGATCTGGTAGCCGAGTTTCAGAAAAGGGGAGTGGACTTGGTGAGTTTACAGGATGGGATTAATACCGCTACTCCCACCGGGCGCTTTACTTTTAACATCTTTGCTTCACTGGCCGAGTTTGAGCGCGAGATTATCAAGGAGCGAACCCAAGCGGGTTTAGTCGCCGCTAAAGCGCGGGGGAGAGCCGGCGGGAGGCCGGCGGGTTTAACGCCCGAAGCTATCGAAAAAGCCAAGTCCGCGAAAGTTTTATTTGAATCGGATAAAAGGCCAGAAGAAATAGCGAAGATTCTGGGCATTTCCCGGGCAACTTGTTATCGCTATCTCGCCTATGTAGCTATCTGA
- a CDS encoding IS1182 family transposase, whose amino-acid sequence MQGRKVLEDEKALLFSLSAHVPEHNFYRRLKQQLNLDFLYELTQPYYGRCGQQSIDPVVFFKLCLVGYLENIVSDRQLIEHCSLRLDLLYFLDYQIDEPLPWHSTVSRTRQLYPEKLFELLFDRVFRLCVEKGMVAGHRQAIDSAPIKANASMDSLLLKQSPESVKKHLTKVILENEAVVKKSNQNKEGKPEQFLSAPEYQLRKLEKHQDQLKASPKGLGGKHEKARLVSNKTHYSSTDPDARISVKPGKARQLNYYCSLAVDTAKGVISHVQADLADGRDSQYLPAITLRLQRRLLDNELRLKELLADGGYSNGSNYAFLEQRKITGWIPVFGQYKSEIEGFPYDQQADYFTCPTGKILAFKTYDTNAEGGLLKIYRATYQDCKHCPLKSSCVPKSQCRQITRTAYDSEYRRALERQQSRKGKRMKRVRQSTVEPVFGSLIHYYGLRKIGVRGKAGAHKVMLLATTAFNLKKYLKFKPVKAISQALALQKNQESAFSSYSFAFTKLFFH is encoded by the coding sequence ATGCAAGGCAGAAAGGTTTTGGAAGATGAAAAGGCGTTGCTTTTTTCGCTCTCGGCACATGTACCAGAACACAACTTCTATCGCCGCTTGAAACAGCAGTTGAATTTGGATTTTCTCTACGAGCTTACCCAACCTTACTACGGACGATGTGGTCAGCAGTCGATCGATCCGGTAGTCTTCTTTAAGCTCTGCTTGGTGGGTTACCTGGAGAATATTGTTTCCGACCGCCAACTGATCGAGCACTGTAGCCTCCGACTAGATCTGCTTTACTTTTTAGACTACCAAATAGATGAGCCCTTGCCCTGGCACTCCACGGTTTCTCGTACTCGGCAGCTTTACCCGGAGAAGTTGTTTGAGCTACTGTTTGATAGAGTCTTTCGCTTATGTGTCGAGAAAGGCATGGTAGCCGGTCATCGGCAGGCGATTGACTCCGCCCCCATTAAGGCCAATGCTTCGATGGATAGCCTGCTTTTAAAACAATCACCCGAGTCGGTGAAAAAGCACTTAACGAAGGTTATCCTCGAGAATGAAGCGGTAGTAAAGAAGTCCAACCAGAATAAAGAGGGAAAGCCAGAACAGTTCCTCTCGGCTCCGGAGTACCAGTTAAGAAAACTGGAAAAGCACCAAGATCAGCTGAAAGCATCTCCCAAAGGCTTAGGCGGTAAGCACGAGAAGGCCCGCCTGGTCAGCAATAAAACGCACTACAGTTCCACCGATCCGGATGCCCGCATATCGGTCAAACCGGGCAAAGCCAGACAACTTAACTATTATTGCAGCCTGGCGGTGGATACAGCCAAAGGCGTTATCAGCCATGTTCAAGCGGATTTGGCTGATGGGCGGGACAGCCAATATTTGCCGGCTATCACGCTGAGATTGCAGCGACGGCTACTAGATAATGAACTACGTCTAAAGGAACTGCTAGCGGATGGTGGCTATTCTAACGGTAGCAACTACGCCTTTTTAGAGCAAAGAAAGATAACGGGCTGGATACCCGTATTTGGCCAGTACAAGTCCGAGATAGAAGGTTTTCCTTATGACCAACAAGCTGACTATTTCACCTGTCCGACCGGGAAGATACTCGCCTTTAAGACCTATGACACCAATGCGGAGGGAGGTTTGCTAAAAATCTACCGGGCTACCTACCAGGACTGTAAACATTGCCCGCTCAAATCTTCTTGCGTTCCCAAAAGCCAATGCCGCCAAATCACCCGTACTGCATACGATTCGGAATATCGACGAGCATTAGAAAGACAGCAAAGTAGAAAAGGTAAACGGATGAAGCGAGTTCGACAAAGCACGGTAGAGCCGGTCTTCGGCAGCTTAATTCATTACTATGGTCTCCGGAAAATAGGAGTGCGGGGTAAAGCCGGGGCTCACAAGGTGATGCTGCTGGCCACCACTGCTTTTAACTTGAAGAAATATCTGAAGTTTAAACCGGTGAAAGCGATCAGCCAAGCTTTGGCACTTCAAAAGAATCAAGAATCTGCTTTTAGCAGCTATTCTTTTGCTTTTACTAAGCTGTTTTTCCACTAA
- a CDS encoding S8 family peptidase — protein MKQKLYKKTISCLALSACFSMYSCQKEEFQPSTAAETTSISNATQAKNKIEGQYIVVLKKSNTKVNRIVNALIVKGIITPINSSDLLEGAVNGFVAKLTPQQVARLEKHPDIAYIEQDQVITSQAVMTTDSAAEETYSALPGETIPQGVGMLGYSDGTGKTAWVIDSGVDLNNPDLNVDVARSKSFLTTTSVQDGFGHGTAVASIIGAKNDGAGIIGVAANATIVALRVSDDAGAGTVSNAIKAVNQVNTYGKAGDVVNISLASGASAAFDSAVKTVAAKGIFVAIAAGNSGVDCSTTSPQRVNALNVYTVSAMDYNKNFWTSSNFGSPVDRCAPGVNITALKIGGGTKLVTGTSFATPHVAGLLLLQGNAMGNMGYVTGDKDSTPDLIPHL, from the coding sequence ATGAAGCAAAAACTTTACAAAAAAACTATTTCTTGTCTGGCGCTTTCTGCTTGTTTCTCTATGTACAGCTGTCAAAAAGAGGAGTTTCAACCTAGTACAGCTGCCGAAACCACTTCCATTTCGAATGCTACCCAAGCTAAAAACAAAATTGAAGGACAGTATATTGTCGTTCTTAAAAAAAGTAACACAAAAGTAAATAGGATAGTTAATGCCTTAATAGTAAAAGGTATTATTACGCCCATCAATTCTTCTGATTTATTGGAAGGAGCGGTTAATGGCTTTGTGGCTAAATTAACTCCCCAGCAGGTAGCCCGACTCGAAAAGCACCCCGATATAGCCTATATTGAACAGGATCAGGTGATTACTTCTCAAGCTGTAATGACCACGGATTCTGCTGCGGAAGAAACTTATTCTGCTTTACCTGGAGAAACCATTCCCCAGGGAGTAGGCATGTTGGGCTACAGTGATGGAACCGGCAAAACAGCCTGGGTGATTGATAGCGGCGTGGACTTAAATAATCCGGACCTGAATGTGGATGTAGCCCGTAGTAAAAGCTTTCTTACTACCACCAGCGTGCAGGATGGTTTTGGTCACGGCACAGCTGTTGCCAGTATTATTGGGGCTAAAAATGATGGAGCCGGAATTATTGGAGTAGCCGCAAATGCGACGATTGTTGCCTTGCGGGTTTCCGATGATGCGGGAGCGGGAACCGTATCTAATGCCATTAAAGCCGTGAACCAGGTGAATACCTATGGTAAAGCGGGAGATGTAGTAAATATCAGTTTAGCCTCCGGGGCCTCGGCTGCTTTTGATAGTGCCGTAAAAACGGTAGCAGCTAAAGGTATTTTCGTGGCTATTGCTGCGGGTAATAGCGGGGTGGATTGCAGTACAACTTCTCCTCAGCGCGTTAATGCCCTTAATGTTTATACTGTATCGGCGATGGATTACAATAAAAATTTCTGGACTAGCTCTAACTTTGGATCACCCGTTGACCGGTGTGCACCAGGAGTGAATATTACTGCTTTAAAAATTGGCGGTGGCACAAAACTGGTGACCGGTACTTCCTTTGCTACCCCCCACGTAGCGGGCTTATTATTACTACAAGGAAATGCGATGGGTAATATGGGCTATGTAACCGGTGATAAAGACAGTACCCCTGATTTAATTCCACACCTTTAG